DNA from Quercus lobata isolate SW786 chromosome 1, ValleyOak3.0 Primary Assembly, whole genome shotgun sequence:
CGGTtatttgagtgttttttttttcccttgaaatTTTGTTGGGAATTACGGTGAGAGTAGTGAGAGTGTGAGATTGACATACAaaagtagtttttatttttttatttttaaatccaGGCTTTGGGCTGATTTTATGTTGTTTGGGCTTATTTGTGTGGTTCTTTGGGCTCTTTCATAGTTTTAAAGGGCATTTTGGGgaccaaatttaatttttcatggGCCAGATTCAAAtttatgtataatataattgctctttttttcttgttgggCCAAGGGGGCAATAGGCCCCCCGGTCCAAACATAGCTCCATCCTTGTGGACAAGATTTGGTGATTCACTTTATTTGTGAACGAGAATCTCACTTTTAGGCCATTAATTATTGTGCATGTAGTTCATAGGTTCCGATTCCCACACTTTTCTCGTGATGTTTAACTCGTCAAACATGATTATATTCAGGGTCGACCCTAGGCCTAGGCCACTTAGGCCAGGCCTAGGGTCCCAAATTTTAGgacaaaaattgaatttttttttttttgagatattggAAAAAGaattagttttatatatttttttctatttttaagaaatctttaaaaaaattgagtaatgaTAGAAAAATACAACTTTAAATACATAGGGCTTACAAATATATGTCATTAATCACAAGAAATAATTCAGATaagaaaatgttagaaatattataaaatttactttaaaatctttatatattgatgtgacaattaatatgatttGTGGAAGTCAACAATCTACTAAATgcatttttaaattactttttgtgGTTGGTGATACATTTTTATATGCCtcatgttataaaatttataatatcattaacatcattcattcaaatacttatttatttatcttcttgaaatgtcactaatcacattcattgctacatcttttgtaagttttttctagtaaatttttttttatagctttagcatttcttcaacaaaaaatagaagcatattacaagattaaaaaaaatgaatttttattataaaaaaatgatgatattaAAATCTAGctaaatattacttaaataataacaaaatgccctatttaaatatattaccTCAAGTATCAAAGTTTGTTGGGCTGCGCAACCCCTAATCATATTCATGGTGTCCACATTATATACTTGACTAAAAATgattactttaaattttaaaaattaatctcATTCACAAactagttattgttttttttttttttttaatctcaattatatatatatatatatatatattttaaagctAATTTTATACACACtgataattcaaaaataattcaaaccaTGACAAAATACACGTTTTTTCTCGAATGACAACTATCCCCCGGTGGGCGAAGCTGACTtgacaaatctctctctctcgatctCAATCGAGTCAATTGCTTGTCCCACAATATTTCCCAAATTCCCAAAAACTCCAAAACCCCTCAAAACtctaaaccccaaaaaaaaaaaacaatggccACCGCACGTCTCTCTCTCCGCCTCCGATCCCAtcttcaccaccaccacctcctccgCAGCGCCACccctctcctcctcctctctCCAATCAAATCCCCATCCCCACCGTCCATTCCCCTCACCCCAAATCTCCTCCGCTTCCTCTCCACCTCCCGCCGCCACCCCACAAAGCCCAAACCCATCGACATCGGAGCCCGAGCCCGTCAGCTCCAAACTCGCCGCCTCTGGACCTACGCTCTCACCTTCAGCTGCATCGCCGGTTTCATCGTAATAGTCCTCAACGGCTTCCAAGACCAGCTCGTCTTCTACGTTACCCCAACCGATGCTCTCGAAAAGTACGCCTCGAACCCATCGAAATCCAAGTTCCGACTCGGTGGCTTGGTCCTCGAAGGCTCGGTGGCTCACCCACCTTCGTCTCCCGACATGGAATTCGTCATCACCGACCTCGTCACCGACATCCTCGTCAAGTACAGAGGTTCTTTGCCGGACTTGTTTCGCGAGGGTCACTCTGTTGTCGTTGAAGGGTTTGTGAAGCCGTTTACGGATGAGATTAAGAACGAGGTCGTTTCGGTTAGGAGTGTGGCGAAGAAGGCGAGGAGTGGGGAGTGTTATTTCTCGGCCACTGAGGTTTTGGCTAAGCATGATGAGAAGTATATGCCTCAGGAAGTGGCGGCGCAGATcgagaagaacaagaagaagttGGAGAGAGGGGAGGAAGTTGTGGTGGCTGCTCAGGTGGAAACTAAAGGGTCGTAGAGAAATGGGTATGGTTCAAAATTTGATCTTTTTTATGGgtctttgatattttttttgttttggatatttAGAGTATAGTTGAAATGGGGTAATGGGTTTTGGTTAATTCAATAGGTGGAGGTTGTATTTGGTTGATTTTTAGGTGAAGGGGTACTTGATTtatgttgagagagagaaaaagagagggttTTGATCAATTGAGGCTTTTGAAGActtcaattttgttgttgtaatacCACATTCTTTGGCGGTGATAAGGTATTAGCACTTTGATTGACTAATGAATAAATTCAATTAGGAAATAAGAATTCTGTCCACAGTGACTAATGAATAAATTCAAGTGTTAATTATTATTGTCAGTTTAAGATCTATCAGATAtaactctttgtttttattcttaaattggtttgctttatttcaatttcaatgtTTAGATCCCTGTGAGACATTGTTTGATCCCAGGTGCAGCTATTATTGGGATATTCATTGTTGGATTCAAGTCATCTTCTTGCATTTTATGCTAGTAATTcccatgtttgtttgtttaaagtTCTTTAATACTTTGCTATGCTCCTTCTAACTGCCTTCTAATATGGCATCATTTGTGGTGGATGGTTAATAAGTCGCAATAACCCTGAAGTGGTGGATGGCTAATACGTTTATCTACCTCTAGAAGAATGAATGTAAGCATTTTATCCTTTGCCTTGAGAAACCCCGTTAATGTTCTCTAGTGTTATGACCTTTTGTATATGCTGTGGTGAAATCATTGCCCTATTCTTTTAGACTAGTAAAGGAACATAACTTTTCTATAATGACTCATAAGATTGATAACATCAAGGCCAAGATCCGGGACAAGAAAGGCATTTGGAGGACAGCTGTACCCTGGTAGATTACAACATTCAGGAGTCTACCCTTCACCTAGTGCTGAGGCTTTATGGAGGCATGcaattttttgtgaaaacccTAACGAGGAAGATGATTATACTGGGTGGATTTTTGGAGTGATTAGGTTGGGTGATTGCAAATGGAGATTCAGCCAAAGGGACTTCATTTGTAATGGGTGGTTGCTTGTGGTTCGGCCAATGGGATTTATTTTGTTGGTGGTACGGATTTTGCACGAAGTTGTTTATTTGTTATCGTAATTGGGTTGAGGGTTTGATGACTGGTGGTTTGGATGGTCCTTGAGCTCATGTGTGGTGGCCTAAGATACTTCACGGCGGCTGTGTGGTAGTGTTGGATATTGATTTGGTTTTTGGCTTGGCCAAGCGtgcatcaaaaaaaagaaagaatacgtAAATGGATTAGAAAAAGAATAGATTTTTTTGGGGTGTATTTGAAGAGGTGGCTAGCTAAACTAGAAA
Protein-coding regions in this window:
- the LOC115975756 gene encoding cytochrome c-type biogenesis protein CcmE homolog, mitochondrial; this encodes MATARLSLRLRSHLHHHHLLRSATPLLLLSPIKSPSPPSIPLTPNLLRFLSTSRRHPTKPKPIDIGARARQLQTRRLWTYALTFSCIAGFIVIVLNGFQDQLVFYVTPTDALEKYASNPSKSKFRLGGLVLEGSVAHPPSSPDMEFVITDLVTDILVKYRGSLPDLFREGHSVVVEGFVKPFTDEIKNEVVSVRSVAKKARSGECYFSATEVLAKHDEKYMPQEVAAQIEKNKKKLERGEEVVVAAQVETKGS